The Longimicrobiaceae bacterium genomic interval GCAAGTTTCGGGCTAGCGTCAGCGGCGAGCCGAGGCTCCACGCGGGCCGGCGCCGGTGAGCACCGGCGATCAGCCGGAGAAGCGCACCCGCACGAAGTGCCGCTTTCCCTTCTGGAGGACGTACTCCCCCTCGGCCCGGAGCCGCGCTTCACGGCCGGCGGCCTTCTCCCCATCCACCGATACGGCGCCCTGCTGGATCAGCCGCACCGCCTCGCTGTTGGAGGCGGCGAGCCCGGCCCGCGACAGAAGGCGCGGGAGCGCGACCTCCCCGTCCGCCACGGACAGCGCCTCGTCCGCGGGAGACAGCTCCAGCACGGGCATCTCCTCCGGCGCCTCGTGCCGCCGGAAGAGCCGGTCGAAGTGCTCGGACGCTCCGCGTGCCGCGTCCGGCCCGTGGTAGGTCTCCACCACGCGGGCGGCCAGCGCCCGCTTCGCGGCGTACGGGTTCGAGGCGGCCCCGGCGACGGCGCGCTCCAGCTCCTCTCCGCCAAGCCCGGAGGCGAGCCGGTACCACTCCTCCAGCAGGTCGTCCGGGATCGACATCGTCTTCCCGTACTGCTCCTCCGGCGGCTGCGTGAGCCCCACGTAGTTGTCGTACGACTTGGACATCTTCTGGACCCCGTCCGTCCCCCGCAGGAGCGGCATCAGGAGGCAGACCTGCGGCTCCTGGCCATAGCGCACCTGGAGGTCGCGAGCCACCAGCAGGTTGAACTTCTGGTCGGAGCCGCCCAGCTCCACGTCCGCCCGCAGGGCGACGGAGTCGTACCCCTGCATCAGGGGGTACATGAACTCCACGATCGAGATCGGCCGTCCCTCCGCGTACCGGTTCGCGAAGTCGTCCCGCTCCAGCATCCGGGCCACGGTGTACTGCCCCGTCAGCCGCAGCACGTCCGCGAGCTGCAGGGGCTTGAGCCAGGAGGAGTTGAACTCCACCCGGGTCCGCGCTGGGTCCAGGATGCGGAAGACCTGCTCCGTGTAGGTGCGCGCGTTGTCCGCGACCTCCTCCTCGGTGAGCTGGGGGCGCAGCTCGCTCCGCCCGGTGGGATCGCCGATCAGGGCGGTGTAGTCGCCCACGACGAACACCACCTCGTGCCCGAGCTCCTGAAACACCCGGAGCTTCCGGATGGAGACGGCGTGGCCGACGTGGAGGTCGGGCCGGGTGGGGTCGAACCCCTGTTTGACGCGCAGCGGCTCCCCGGTGCGCGCGGAGCGCTCCAGCTTGCGGACCAGCTCCTCCTCGGGGACGATCTCGAGCGCACCCTCCCGGATGGCGTCGAGCTGCTCTCTGATCGGCGGAAACGACACGTTTTCTGCGGCGGTGCTTGCATGGTGGCGGTGGTCTGCCGGAAGATAAGTGCGGGAGTGCGAGAGTGCGAGAGTGGAGGGGGCGTCACCGACCGGGAGGCTCAGTCGATGCAGAGACAGCTCTTCACCTTCGACACCACCCACCACGCGCTGTGGGCGGAAGAGGTGGCGGGCGGGGCGGAGATCCCCGTGGAGGTGGTCCCCGCCCCGCCCGGCGCCAGCGCGCGCTGCAACCTCGCCCTGGAGACCTTCCCCGAGGAGGTCGGCCGGCTGGCGGGGGAGCTGGACGCGGCCGGCGTCCCCTTCCGGCTCTACGCTCCCCCGCCCTGACGTGCGGCGCTCAGGCGCTCACGACATCTCCGCCGGGATGGCGAACTCCGCCTGCGGGTCGGCGTCCTCGCGCTCCGCGACCAGCTCGCCCCAGCCGGCGAACACCTCGTGCATCCAGTCGAAGATGCTGCGCATGGAGCCCTGCAGCGCCTCCATCCGGGCGCGCCGCTCCTCCGCCGGAAGCATGAGGGCGTCCCGCACCCGCAGCGCGAAGTCCTCCGGCGCGTAGGGGTTGATCGGCACCGCCCGGTCCATCTCCTCGGCCGCGCCGGTGAACTCCGAGAGGAGTAGCACCCCCCTGCGGTCCACCTGGCTCGCCACGTACTCCTTGGCCACCAGGTTCATCCCGTCCTGCAGTGAGCTGACGATGCAGAGGTCCGCCATGCGGTACAGCACCGCCAGTCGCTCCGCCGGGAGCGACTGCTTGATCAGGTGGATTGGGCGCCAGGTCTCGGTCCCGAATCGTTCGTTGATCTCCCACACCTGCCGGTCCACCTTCTCCGAGAGCGCGTCGTACGCCTCGATGTCGCTCCGGCTGGGGACGGCCACCTGGATGTAGGTGAAGCGCTCGCGGAACTCCGGGTACCGCTCCCACAGGAACTCCAGCGCCTTGAACTTCTCCGGAAGCCCCTTGGAGTAGTCCATGCGGTCCACCCCCACCCCCACCATTCCGCCCTGTGGCGCGTAGCGCTGCCTCAGCCGCTCCATCCGCTCCTCCACCCCCGGCGCCGAAGCGGCGTCGCGGAAGGCCTGCACGTCTATGGAGATGGGGAACGCCCCCACGTGGCAGGTGTGCCCGTCCAGCGTGGCCGTCCCCTGCTCCCAGTCCACCTCCGCGCCGACCAGCTGCTGCGCGCAGCGGAGGAAGTTGTGCGCGAAGGCTTCGAGGTGGAACCCCATCTGGTCGTTCGCCAGGAGCCCCCGCAGCAGGTACGGCGCCTGGGGGGAGAGGCGGAAGATGTCGATGGGCGGCCACGGGATGTGCCAGAAGTGCGCGAGCGTCAGGTCCGGCCGCTGCGCGCGGATGAAGAGCGGCGCGAGCGCCAGGTGATAGTCCTGCACCCACACCGCCGCGTCGGAGCCGCGCGCCTCCTCCAGCACGGCCTCCGCGAAGCGGCGGTTCACCCGCCGGTAGCGCTCCCAGTAGCGGGAGCGGATCCGCGTCAGGTCGGGCCGAAGGTGGCAGAGCGGCCAGAGAAACTGGTTCGCGAAGCCCAGGTAGTAGCGATGGATGTCGTGCTGCGTCAGCCACACCCGCCGCAGCGTGTAGCTGGGGTCCTCCGGCGGGACGCGGACGCGGTGCGCCTTGTCCACAACGGCGGCGTCCGCCTCCCCGCTCCCCCAGGCCACCCAGGTCCCGCCCAGCGCCTGGAGAAGGGGATCGAGCGCCGAGGTGAGCCCGCCGGCGGGGCGCCTGACGTCGATCTCCCCCACCTCGTCCGACCAGCGGTGCTCGTACGGCTCGCGGTTGGAGACGACGATGAAGCGCCGCCCGCCGAAGCGGCGGCGGAACAGCGGCTCCAGCCCTTCCCCGGTCATGCGCATGGAACCCGGTCCGGATGGGGTCACCGACCCAGCCGCTTCCGTCCGGCCCGGACGGTCTCCTGCACGGTGTCGCCGAGCTCCTCCCGCATCTCCCCCAGCCGGCGCGAAGCCGAGCGCCCGATCCCCCCCGCGGCGCGGCCGGCCCGCCGCACCCGTGCCGCGTCCGGCAGGAGGAGGAGGGCGACCCCCGCTCCCAGGACCGCCCCGGAAAGCAGCCCGCTCACGAGGTTGAACCGTCTCGTCTGGTCTTCGTAGTACATGGCGGCAGGACGCTGAGATAAGGTGTGGAGGAACCCCCGGCCCGCGGGGGGCCGCAACGGGCGTGCCACCCCCCGGGGGCCGCGCCCGCCGCGCGAGCGCGCCTTGCGGTGCTCGCGCGGCACTCTATACATTACGACCTTCGGTTTCCAGGTGCGGCGCCACCGTGCCGAAGTACGCGACGGGGGCTCGCGATCCAGATCAGGAGGCATCCAGGAATGTCCGAATCGAGCAAGACCGTCCTGCTGGTCGAGGACAACGAAGACAATCGGACCGTCTACCGGACGATCCTGGAGCACTTCGGATACGAGGTGATCGAGGCCCGCAACGGCGAGGACGGCATCCGGATGGCCCGGGAGGACGACCCGGACCTGATCCTCATGGACATCTCCATCCCGCTCATCGACGGGTGGGAGGCGACCAAGATCCTCAAGGGCGACGCCGCCACGGCCGCCATCCCCATCATCGCGCTCACCGCGCACGCCCTCGCCACCGACCGCGCCAAGGCGCAGGAGGTCGGGTGCGACGGGTACCTCGCCAAGCCCTGCGAGCCCCGGCGCGTCGTCGCCGAGGTCGAGAAGTTCATCGGCTCCGGGCGCGAGGTGCAGGCTTGAGCGAAAGCGGTGCCCCGCAGGCCGAGGAAACCCGCATCCTGGTGGTCGACGACCATCCGGACAACGTGGAGATCATCGACGCCCGCCTTTCCAGCCGGGGGTACCGGATCGAGACCGCGGGCAACGGCGAGGAGGCGCTCGCCATGGTCCTCGAGAACCCGCCGCACCTGATCCTCTGCGACGTGATGATGCCCGTCATGGACGGGTACGAGGTCTCCCGGCGGATCAAGAACCACGCGGAGCTCCCCTACATCCCCATCATCCTGGTCACGGCGCGCGACTCCACGCAGGACAAGGTAGAGGGGCTGGAGGCGGGGGCCGACGACTACCTCACCAAGCCCATCAACTTCCCGGAGCTGGAGGCGCGCGTCCGCTCGATGCTGCGCATCAAGCGCCTGCAGGACGAGCTGGACCAGAAGAACCGCGAGCTGGCGAGCACCAACCAGGAGCTGGAGGTCGCTAACCGCAAGCTCCGGAAGCTCTCCATCACCGACGGGCTCACGGAGCTCTTCAACCACCGCCACGTCCACGAGCTGCTCCGGGAGGAGTTCGAGCGCTCCCGGCGCACCCACGAGCCCATCGCCGTTGCGATGCTCGACCTGGACCGCTTCAAGGCCGTCAACGACACCTACGGCCACCCCACCGGCGACGTGATCCTGTACGAGACGGCGCGGATCATCCGCGAGACCGCCCGGGAGATCGACATGGTGGGGCGCTACGGCGGCGAGGAGTTCATCGCCATCCTCCCCAACACCGACGAGGAGGAGGCCGGCCGCTTCGCAGAGCGCGTCCGGCGCGCGGTGGAGGAGCACGTATTCCGCGACGAGCCCCACGAGGTGCGGATGACCGCCTCCTCCGGGGTCGCCGCATTCCCCCGGCTGGACATCGACACCCCGGAGACGCTCCTGAAGCGCGCAGACGAGGCCCTGTACGTGGCCAAGGAGTCCGGCCGCAACCGGGTCGTCCGCGCATCGGAGATGCCCGCCACCGCATGACCCCGCCGGACGAATCCGCGGAGCTCGCCGCCCGCGCGGCCGAGCTCCGCGAACAGATCGAGCGCGCCAACCACGAGTACTACGTACTCGACGCCCCCACTCTCTCCGACGCCGAGTACGACCGCCTGTTCCGCGAGCTGCGGAAGATGGAGGAGGCGCACCCGGAGCTCCGCACCCCGGACTCCCCCACCCTGCGGGTGGGCGCGGAGCCGGCCAGCAAGCTGGAAAAGACGGAGCACCTCGCCCCGATGCTCTCCCTGGACAACGCGTTCAGCCCCGAGGAGCTGCGCGCCTGGGAGACCCGCAACGCCCGCATCGCCGCCGAGGTCCGCGAGGCCGGATACGACGTGGAGCCCAAGATCGACGGGCTGGCCGTGGCGCTCACCTACCGTGACGGCGTGCTGGAGAAGGGCGCCACCCGGGGGAACGGCACCATTGGCGAGGACGTCACCCGGAACCTCCGCACCATCCGGGAGGTCCCGCTCCGGCTTCGTGGCGGCGGCGTGCCCGTGCCCCCGCTCATGGAGGTGCGCGGGGAGGTGTACATGCCGCTCTCCGGCTTCGCGGAGATGAACGCGCGCCGCGCCGCCGAGGGGCAGGCCACCTTCGCCAACCCCCGCAACGCCGCGGCGGGCGCGGTCCGGCAGCTCGACCCCAATGTCACCGCCTCGCGCCCGCTCCGCTTCTTCGCCTACACGGTGGAGCTGGGCCCGCGCGCCGACGCCCTCCCGGTCGCCACGCAGAGCGAGCTGCTGGACGCGCTGCGCGGCTGGGGGCTCCCGGTGAACCCGCTCGCCACGCACTGCGACGACCTGGAGGGCGTCCTCCGCTGGGTGATGGACTTCGAGCAGAAGCGGGGCACGCTGGACTACGAGGTGGACGGCGCGGTGGTGAAGGTGGAGCCGCTCCCGCTGCACGGCGAGCTGGGGGTGGTCGGCGGGCGCGAGCCCCGCTGGGCCACCGCGTACAAGTACGCCCCCGACCTGGCGGTCACCACGCTCCGCTCCATCGAGATCAACGTGGGGCGCACCGGGGCGCTGAACCCCTTCGCGGTACTGGAGCCGGTGGAGATCGGCGGGGTCGTGGTGCGGCTGGCGACGCTGCACAACGAGGAGGACATCCGCCGCAAGGACATCCGCGTCGGCGACCAGGTGATCGTCAAGCGCGCCGGCGAGGTGATCCCACAGGTGGTGGGGCCGGTGGTGGAGGAGGGGCAGACCGGGCGCGCCGAGCCCTACGCCCTCCCCGGCCGCTGCCCCGCCTGCGGCACCCCGGTGGAGCGTCCCGAGGGCGAGGCGATGACGTACTGCCCCAACTCCGCCTGCCCGGCCCGCATCTACTGGGGGGTGGTGCACTTCGTCAGCCGCGGGGCGATGGACATCCGCGGGATCGGAGAGCGCACCGTCGAGCAGCTGCTGGAGAAGGGAATGGTCCGGGACGTGGCGGACCTGTACGCGCTGACCGAGGAGAAGCTCCTCACCCTGGAAGGCTTCAAGGAGAAGTCGGCGCGGAACGTCCTGGCGGGGATTGAGGATTCGAAGGACCGGGGGCTCGCGCGCGCCCTCTTCGGGCTGGGCGTGCGCCACGTGGGCGAGCACGCCGCCGAGGTCCTGGCCCGCCACTTCTGCGACGTCGACCGCCTCGCGCAGGCGAGCGTCGAGGAGATCGCCGCCGTGCACGGGATCGGCGGCACGACGGCGGAGGCGCTCCGTGCGTTCTTCGACGAGCCGTCGAACCTGGAGGTCGTGCGGAAGCTCCGGGAGGCCGGCGTGCGGCTCACCGAGGAGGCGGCCCGTCCGGCGGAAGGCCCCCTCACGGGCGAGACCTGGGTGGTGACGGGGACGCTTCCCACGCTCTCCCGCCAGGAGGCCACCGAGCGCATCGAGGGCGCCGGCGGCCGCGTCACTGGCACCGTAACGAAGAAGACCAGCTACGTGCTGGTCGGCGAGGACGCCGGCTCCAAGCTCCAGAAGGCCCGGGAGCTGGGGATCCCCACCCTGTCCGAGGCGGAGCTGCTGGAGCGGCTCGCCGGGACCCCGAGCGTGACCGACCTTCCCCCCGAACCCACCGTCCCATGAACGCGACCCTTGCCACCGCGCACACGCTCCGCCTCCCCGCGGCGTTCCTCCCCGCGCTGCGCCGCGCCCTCGCGCAGGACCGCTCCCCCGCGGAGGCGGCGACCCGGCTCCGCCAGCTCGGCTACGACAGCGGCGCCGGCTTCTACGCCGCGCTCGAGGAGCGGGTGGCGTGGCAGCGCCCCGGCGCCACCGTGGGCACCCTCCCGGACGGAGAGTTCTGGCCGGAGTTCGCCGCCTTCTGGGAGGATGCCGGGTGGGGCACCATGCGGCACGCGCAGATCCACCCCGGCGTCGGGGCGCTCGAGTGCGAGGGGTGGGCGGAGGCCGCCGCCGCGCGCGAGGCGGGTGACGGCTATTGCCATCTCACCACCGGGATCCTGGCCGACGTGCTGGGGCGGCTCGCCGGGGGCGACGTGGCGGTGATGGAGGTGGAGTGCGAGTCGGCGGGCGCGGACCGCTGCCGCTTCCTCTTCGGCAGCCCGGCGGCGCTCGGCGCGGTGTACGAGGGGATGGCGCAGGGGCTCGGCGCGGACGACGCGGTCGCGCGCCTCGGGTGAGCGCGCACGCACCGGCACGGCGGCCCGCTCCGGCGGGCCGTTCGCGCTTCCTGCGGCCATGAGCAGGATCCTGGCGCTGGACTACGGCGGGCGTCGCATCGGCCTGGCGCTCTCCGACCCCACGCGCACCATCGCGGCGCCGCTCGCCACCCTCACGCGGCGGCCGGGGAAGCGCCCGCCCTGGGCGGAGATCGCCCGCCTCGTCGCCGAGCACGAGGTGACGGAGCTGGTGGTGGGCCTCCCCCTGGAGATCGGTGGAGGCGAGGGGGAGTGGGCCGCCGAGGTGCGCGCCTTCGGCGCGGAGCTGGCCCGCCGCACCGGGCTCCCCGTCCACTGGGTGGACGAGCGCCTCTCCTCGGTGGAGGCCGAGCGGGTGGTGCGCAGCATGGGGCTGAAGCGGAGCCAGCGGGAAGAGAAGGGGCGGATCGACGCCACCGCGGCGGCGCTGATCCTGCGGAGCTTCCTCGACCACGGCTCCCATCCCACGGACGAGACGGATGAGCGGTAGCAGAATGCGATTCGGGGCCCTCCTCGCGGCGGGGCTCCTCCTGGCCGGGTGCGGCGGCGGAGGCGAGGGCGAGACGGTCCGCGTGACCATCCCTGAGGGGAGCGGCATGGCGGCCGTGAGCGACTCCCTGGCCGCGCACGACGTGATCGGCTGGCCCAGCGGCTTCCGCCTGTACGCCCGCTTCCAGGGCGCGGAGCGCTCCGTGAAGCCGGGCGTGTACGAGCTGCGCCAGGGCTCCCGCTGGGGCGACGTCCTCGACAAGCTGGTCTCGGGCGACGTGGTGCAGGTGCGGCTCACCATCCCCGAGGGGTGGA includes:
- the tyrS gene encoding tyrosine--tRNA ligase, giving the protein MSFPPIREQLDAIREGALEIVPEEELVRKLERSARTGEPLRVKQGFDPTRPDLHVGHAVSIRKLRVFQELGHEVVFVVGDYTALIGDPTGRSELRPQLTEEEVADNARTYTEQVFRILDPARTRVEFNSSWLKPLQLADVLRLTGQYTVARMLERDDFANRYAEGRPISIVEFMYPLMQGYDSVALRADVELGGSDQKFNLLVARDLQVRYGQEPQVCLLMPLLRGTDGVQKMSKSYDNYVGLTQPPEEQYGKTMSIPDDLLEEWYRLASGLGGEELERAVAGAASNPYAAKRALAARVVETYHGPDAARGASEHFDRLFRRHEAPEEMPVLELSPADEALSVADGEVALPRLLSRAGLAASNSEAVRLIQQGAVSVDGEKAAGREARLRAEGEYVLQKGKRHFVRVRFSG
- a CDS encoding DUF3343 domain-containing protein; the protein is MQRQLFTFDTTHHALWAEEVAGGAEIPVEVVPAPPGASARCNLALETFPEEVGRLAGELDAAGVPFRLYAPPP
- a CDS encoding trehalose-6-phosphate synthase → MRMTGEGLEPLFRRRFGGRRFIVVSNREPYEHRWSDEVGEIDVRRPAGGLTSALDPLLQALGGTWVAWGSGEADAAVVDKAHRVRVPPEDPSYTLRRVWLTQHDIHRYYLGFANQFLWPLCHLRPDLTRIRSRYWERYRRVNRRFAEAVLEEARGSDAAVWVQDYHLALAPLFIRAQRPDLTLAHFWHIPWPPIDIFRLSPQAPYLLRGLLANDQMGFHLEAFAHNFLRCAQQLVGAEVDWEQGTATLDGHTCHVGAFPISIDVQAFRDAASAPGVEERMERLRQRYAPQGGMVGVGVDRMDYSKGLPEKFKALEFLWERYPEFRERFTYIQVAVPSRSDIEAYDALSEKVDRQVWEINERFGTETWRPIHLIKQSLPAERLAVLYRMADLCIVSSLQDGMNLVAKEYVASQVDRRGVLLLSEFTGAAEEMDRAVPINPYAPEDFALRVRDALMLPAEERRARMEALQGSMRSIFDWMHEVFAGWGELVAEREDADPQAEFAIPAEMS
- a CDS encoding response regulator — encoded protein: MSESSKTVLLVEDNEDNRTVYRTILEHFGYEVIEARNGEDGIRMAREDDPDLILMDISIPLIDGWEATKILKGDAATAAIPIIALTAHALATDRAKAQEVGCDGYLAKPCEPRRVVAEVEKFIGSGREVQA
- a CDS encoding diguanylate cyclase; protein product: MSESGAPQAEETRILVVDDHPDNVEIIDARLSSRGYRIETAGNGEEALAMVLENPPHLILCDVMMPVMDGYEVSRRIKNHAELPYIPIILVTARDSTQDKVEGLEAGADDYLTKPINFPELEARVRSMLRIKRLQDELDQKNRELASTNQELEVANRKLRKLSITDGLTELFNHRHVHELLREEFERSRRTHEPIAVAMLDLDRFKAVNDTYGHPTGDVILYETARIIRETAREIDMVGRYGGEEFIAILPNTDEEEAGRFAERVRRAVEEHVFRDEPHEVRMTASSGVAAFPRLDIDTPETLLKRADEALYVAKESGRNRVVRASEMPATA
- the ligA gene encoding NAD-dependent DNA ligase LigA: MTPPDESAELAARAAELREQIERANHEYYVLDAPTLSDAEYDRLFRELRKMEEAHPELRTPDSPTLRVGAEPASKLEKTEHLAPMLSLDNAFSPEELRAWETRNARIAAEVREAGYDVEPKIDGLAVALTYRDGVLEKGATRGNGTIGEDVTRNLRTIREVPLRLRGGGVPVPPLMEVRGEVYMPLSGFAEMNARRAAEGQATFANPRNAAAGAVRQLDPNVTASRPLRFFAYTVELGPRADALPVATQSELLDALRGWGLPVNPLATHCDDLEGVLRWVMDFEQKRGTLDYEVDGAVVKVEPLPLHGELGVVGGREPRWATAYKYAPDLAVTTLRSIEINVGRTGALNPFAVLEPVEIGGVVVRLATLHNEEDIRRKDIRVGDQVIVKRAGEVIPQVVGPVVEEGQTGRAEPYALPGRCPACGTPVERPEGEAMTYCPNSACPARIYWGVVHFVSRGAMDIRGIGERTVEQLLEKGMVRDVADLYALTEEKLLTLEGFKEKSARNVLAGIEDSKDRGLARALFGLGVRHVGEHAAEVLARHFCDVDRLAQASVEEIAAVHGIGGTTAEALRAFFDEPSNLEVVRKLREAGVRLTEEAARPAEGPLTGETWVVTGTLPTLSRQEATERIEGAGGRVTGTVTKKTSYVLVGEDAGSKLQKARELGIPTLSEAELLERLAGTPSVTDLPPEPTVP
- a CDS encoding V4R domain-containing protein; amino-acid sequence: MNATLATAHTLRLPAAFLPALRRALAQDRSPAEAATRLRQLGYDSGAGFYAALEERVAWQRPGATVGTLPDGEFWPEFAAFWEDAGWGTMRHAQIHPGVGALECEGWAEAAAAREAGDGYCHLTTGILADVLGRLAGGDVAVMEVECESAGADRCRFLFGSPAALGAVYEGMAQGLGADDAVARLG
- the ruvX gene encoding Holliday junction resolvase RuvX, coding for MSRILALDYGGRRIGLALSDPTRTIAAPLATLTRRPGKRPPWAEIARLVAEHEVTELVVGLPLEIGGGEGEWAAEVRAFGAELARRTGLPVHWVDERLSSVEAERVVRSMGLKRSQREEKGRIDATAAALILRSFLDHGSHPTDETDER